The Anabaena sp. PCC 7108 region TCTCCTTTCATGGTACAGAGATAGTGAACTTTTAGAAGACAAATTTCTGAAACACGGAGCGATTCTTTTTCGAGGCTTTGGTGTAAACACAATCTTGGCTTTTGAAAAATTTGTAAAATCTGTTTCAGGTAATTTAATGGATTATGTTGATGGAAATTCTCCCCGAACCCAACTAGCTAGTGGGATTTATACTTCAACCGAATATCCATCTGAATACTCCATTAGTTTGCATAATGAGTTATCCTACTCTAGCCAATGGCCAGACCAACTCTATTTTTGCTGTATTACTGCGCCTAAAAATGGCGGAGAAACACCGATTGCTGATAGTCGTCAAATCCTAAAAAGTCTTAACCCAAAGATTGTGGAAAAATTCACACTTAAACAAGTGAAGTATATCCGCAATTTACCTAGTAGTAATGGCATGGGAGTTTCATGGCAAGATTCTTTTAAAACTTCAGATAAGTCCCTAGTAGAAGAGCATAATAGAAAAGCTGGCATGGAATTTGAGTGGAAGAAGGATGGTGGATTGCGATTAAGCCAGATTCGCCCTGCTATTGCAACTCATCCTCATACAGATGAACAAGTTTGGTTTAATCAAGCCGAGCTATTTCATCCATCTACTCTTCCTAAAAATATATACGAAGCTATGATGTTTTATTTTGAGGGGAAGGAAGAGGAACTCCCTCACTATGCTTACTTTGGCGACAATACTCCAATTGATGTTTCAATGCTAGATGAGATTAGAGAAACTATTGGTAAACAAACTGTTCTTTTTCCTTGGCAGGAGGGTGACGTTCTAGTCATAGATAATATGTTGGTTTGTCATGGACGAAGACCGTTTTTTGGTTCGAGGAAAATTTTGGTTTCTCTGTCAAATTTCTGATAACTTTAGCTGTAAGTGTAAGTAAATGTATCAATTCCAAGAGTCTCTTCCCAAACTGCCCTTGCCAAAACTCTCAGACACCTGCGATCGTTATATCGAGATGGTGACACCGCTGTTGAGTGAAACAGAATTAGAGCGAACCAAGGCAGCCGTAAGGGAATTTCAACAAGGGAGCGGAGTCGAACTACAGCAACAGTTGGAAATGGTTGATCGCTCAACTACTACTAACTATTTACAACAATTTAAAGAGGAAACCTATTTAGAAATGCGGTCCTCACAACTAAATATGAGAACCACAGGGGTGGCTTCGCCTGTCTTGACAACCTCGAAATATCCCTTCACCCAGATTGTCGCCATCATAATTTTTAAGACCCTCCAATTCCACCTGAAAATCAAATATCGGGAACTAGAGCCAGATCGGGATGTCTTTCGAGGAAACAAACCGCCCCTTTGTATGGCTCAGTATGACAATTTGTTTGGCACTGCGCGAATTCCAGGAATCAGGTGCGACAGCTTTCAAAGGGCGAAAAATTCCGAGCATATTGTGGTCATGCGACGGGATACATTTTACACCTTAAAGTTGCTCCCAGGAGATAAGTTGCCGACGGTGGAAGCTCTAGCACAGCAAATTAATTGGATTGTAGAAAATACTCATAAAGGGGAACCGCCTGTGGGAGTGCTGACAGCCCTCCCCAGAGAGCGGTGGGTAACAGTTCGCTCTTACCTCACGAACCTAGATGCAGAGAACGCTCGCTCTCTAGAACTATTGGATAGCGCCCTGTTTGTCGTCTGTTTGGACGAAATAACACCTCCCGATTTGGAAACACTAGCAAGAACTGCCTTCAC contains the following coding sequences:
- a CDS encoding TauD/TfdA family dioxygenase, with the protein product MKIGILDSNHNLPLLVEPDTERESSNLDYLLSWYRDSELLEDKFLKHGAILFRGFGVNTILAFEKFVKSVSGNLMDYVDGNSPRTQLASGIYTSTEYPSEYSISLHNELSYSSQWPDQLYFCCITAPKNGGETPIADSRQILKSLNPKIVEKFTLKQVKYIRNLPSSNGMGVSWQDSFKTSDKSLVEEHNRKAGMEFEWKKDGGLRLSQIRPAIATHPHTDEQVWFNQAELFHPSTLPKNIYEAMMFYFEGKEEELPHYAYFGDNTPIDVSMLDEIRETIGKQTVLFPWQEGDVLVIDNMLVCHGRRPFFGSRKILVSLSNF